One genomic window of Cheilinus undulatus linkage group 7, ASM1832078v1, whole genome shotgun sequence includes the following:
- the zgc:172121 gene encoding homocysteine S-methyltransferase, translated as MGSSARLRQYMNDDGPLILDGGLATELEAHGAHLQGDPLWSARLLHTDPQAIRDAHYRFLLSGADVVATATYQASIKGFIDHLGVSSEGARELLMSGVHLAKKEVERFVSESPTKGRSRPLVAGSVGPYGAFLHNGSEYTGAYAEQMSIEDLKVWHRPQIECLAAAGTDLVAFETIPSIKEGKALVELLREFPDCKAWLSFSCKDEKHISDGSLFTEAVQIANKSSQLVAVGVNCCSPELVEPLLDSAGSLLSSELTWVVYPNSGEEWDTQQGWLTSAEKSGSVPKLSHTWRKQGAALIGGCCRIGPTQIAELRCKLKGSSTSAEQQD; from the exons ATGGGTTCTTCTGCTCGTTTAAGACAGTACATGAATGATGATGGTCCATTGATTTTAGATGGTGGATTAGCAACTGAACTGGAGGCGCATGGAGCCCATTTACAG GGGGATCCTTTGTGGAGTGCCAGGCTCCTGCATACTGATCCTCAGGCCATTAGAGACGCTCACTACAG GTTTCTCCTCAGTGGTGCTGATGTCGTCGCTACAGCCACTTACCAGGCGAGTATTAAAGGATTCATCGATCACCTCGGGGTGAGCTCTGAAGGAGCCAGAGAGCTGCTGATGTCTGGAGTTCATCTGGCCAAAAAGGAGGTGGAAAGATTTGTCTCTGAAAGTCCTACAAAAG GGAGGAGCCGTCCTTTGGTGGCAGGCTCTGTTGGACCGTATGGAGCCTTTCTGCACAACGGATCAGAGTACACGGGGGCTTATGCAGAGCAGATGAGTATAGAA GATCTTAAAGTTTGGCACCGTCCACAGATCGAATGTTTAGCGGCAGCAGGAACTGATCTTGTTGCTTTTGAGACAATACCGAGTATAAAAGAAGGCAAAGCTCTGGTGGAGCTGCTTAGAGAGTTTCCTGATTGTAAAGCCTGGCTCTCCTTCTCTTGTAAG GATGAGAAACATATTTCAGACGGCAGCCTCTTCACTGAAGCCGTGCAGATTGCTAACAAATCCTCTCAGCTGGTTGCAGTTGGAGTAAACTGTTGTTCACCGGAGCTGGTGGAGCCGCTGCTGGACTCTGCCGGGTCTCTGCTGAGCTCTGAGCTGACCTGGGTGGTTTATCCCAACAGTGGAGAGGAGTGGGACACACAGCAAGG GTGGCTCACATCAGCAGAAAAATCTGGATCAGTACCAAAGCTCAGTCACACATGGAGGAAGCAAGGTGCTGCTTTGATAG GTGGTTGCTGTCGTATTGGTCCCACTCAGATTGCAGAGTTAAGGTGTAAGCTGAAAGGGAGCAGCACATCTGCAGAGCAAcaagactga